In Anopheles bellator chromosome 2, idAnoBellAS_SP24_06.2, whole genome shotgun sequence, the genomic stretch CTTTACTATGAATTGTTATTTatgaatttcaaatttaagAATTGTTTACGTCCAGACTATTctcatattttatgattttggCAGAATATGAAAAAgaacattatttaaaattgtATATAGTAACTCTGATAAACTGGATTGGATTGGCATTCTGAAGATTTGAATACCAACTTACTTTCCGATTACCGGATTTCCATTAACCGAAGAAGTTGACAAAACTAAGCCAAGTCAAAGAAAAGTAATGCACACACCCAAAACACACTCgaagacgaacaaaaaaattaattaaagtaCAAATGTTAGTCATGAAAATCATCTTCCTACTTTTCTCGTACCCAGGACGCGATAGTTGCCTTTATCTCATTGTCCAAGTCGAAATGGTTACCCTTAAGGTTTCAATTGAGTTAAGGAAAAAAATACTAGATGCAAGATCTGGTGAACACGAAAGGCGTGGAATTGGTTCAAACGTCAAGTTTCTCAAACTATTCAAGGTTTCCGTGTTGTAAGATTAATGTCTAATAATGAAGGCAAAACGTTCGTTGATTATTCGAATTCGTGTTGCGATAGACTGTTCGACGGTCATTTCAAGTAAAATCATCGTCGATATGGCGACGATCATCGTCTGATCGGAGTGCAGTGATCGAGAGTCCGCTGCGTGTTTTATCACCAATTAAGGTTTTTCCAGGTTGGGAAACTCGAAATTTGACTGCCCATCGATGCACATGCACAAGCAAATGTGTAAAATCAACAGTACCGACCAAATAAGCAGCCTGTTAACGATTTTCGTTTACATTGCACCAGAATACGACTCCATGTTTCCACTACTCAAAACAGAGTGGAAGCAACGCTATCAAACTTCGCAGTTGTTACGAGTAGAAATAGTAATTTCACATGCCACCAAGCGCGCTTCTGAAGCTTATTTAGTACTACTATGAGCATTTGTGCATTACATATCAGTATCGATACGCCCATcactgcaaacaaaacacttgctCAGTCGTTCGTGAGAAGACTTACCTCCGAGATGCTGCACTTCAGCCGGATGGTGTGGGATGTCCGGGGATCGCGCGTGCAGCACCATGCTGGATGTTTCCGGTGTGGACGCCAACGACCCGTTGGACGAGTCGCTATCAAACGATCTTGGCTGAGAATTATGAACCATATTATGCTTTAGCTCCTTCAGTTCCGACAGCATGGGTACTATGTAACAGTGCAGGCTACCTACCGGGTCGGGTAGCACCTCGCCCTCGTTAAGATACCGCTCGTCCTGGGTTTGGACACGGCGCAAGGCCGTCTGCAGCGCCATCACGCGCTGCCGCTCGGCCGTCAGGCAGCACTTTTCACAGTTGCATTGGCGATACTTGCAGTACCGTTTGTGGGCCTTCAGCCCGATCTGGAGCCCGTGGTTGCGGCACCGGGCGCAGTTCGGCGGCGTCCGTGGACTCAGCGAGTTGGACGTGCCGTTGTGGTCCTCGTACGAATCATCCCCCGAGTCGGACATGGCCGGGAAGCGGTGGTCTGGTGCGAGTAGAGTACTTCACTGTCCAATGAAGACCACTGTCTCTGTGGTCTTTACTGCCCGGCTTCTGCCTCGATGCTCTTctttccactccactccagTATGATAACACTAAGGGAGGCCAATGCCAATTGCCTGCCAATCCAATTACATGCACAGCTTTCGTAAATGATTGAACATCTATTGTGATAATTCTtgtgataatgataatgatgcaAACGATGGAACATGAAAAATTGCCAAGCATATCCGACCTCTGCACACGATGCAGATTATACTGGGATTTGGCAGGTGCAGGGCAGGTGAGATTAATTGGTGCTATGGATTGATCGGGTCTCTCGCATCGCCGAATGATGGTCTCCCCCCAACGATGACGTAAGTTCGTTAGATCGTTTACTTAACACGCACTTCCAACCCCTATCGATAGACATGCAACGGACATTGCCACCGAGGTATTTGTTCCTCGATGTGGATAGGGTTGGATagaaaagcaaatgaaaatggaaccgTAAAAAAGCGAGAAAGACGCCGAGGCACTGAAACGTAACTTTTTTGGTGGTATGTGCGTTTTTCTACTGAGTAATATTCGCCTTTAAAATGGTATTTCTAGTTGTTTTTGGGTTCATCCATACATGTTTCGAACAATCCTAATTCGCAACGTCATCAGCTCTCTCTAGGGAGTCACGCAGATTCTCAAATTCTTCAGGTATTAAATGACTACTTGTACCATTCGGAATGATGCACTCTCCTGACGTATGAGTTGAGTTTTTGAGTTCATGCAATGAGTTTTTCAGCAATCATATTGTTAGGAACAGCTAGAACAGACACAAGTTCCGAGACAAATCCGANNNNNNNNNNNNNNNNNNNNNNNNNNNNNNNNNNNNNNNNNNNNNNNNNNNNNNNNNNNNNNNNNNNNNNNNNNNNNNNNNNNNNNNNNNNNNNNNNNNNNNNNNNNNNNNNNNNNNNNNNNNNNNNNNNNNNNNNNNNNNNNNNNNNNNNNNNNNNNNNNNNNNNNNNNNNNNNNNNNNNNNNNNNNNNNNNNNNNNNNNNNNNNNNNNNNNNNNNNNNNNNNNNNNNNNNNNNNNNNNNNNNNNNNNNNNNNNNNNNNNNNNNNNNNNNNNNNNNNNNNNNNNNNNNNNNNNNNNNNNNNNNNNNNNNNNNNNNNNNNNNNNNNNNNNNNNNNNNNNNNNNNNNNNNNNNNNNNNNNNNNNNNNNNNNNNNNNNNNNNNNNNNNNNNNNNNNNNNNNNNNNNNNNNNNNNNNNNNNNNNNNNNNNNNNNNNNNNNNNNNNNNNNNNNNNNNNNNNNNNNNNNNNNNNNNNNNNNNNNNNNNNNNNNNNNNNNNNNNNNTTGTGAGAATGGAAAAAGCCAAAGTGAGCGCGTCACCCGAAACGCAAAGTGTAGCCTCGCTAGTGGAgcgagcagaagaaaaaaccgaccaaaagcgtccggtggccgcagcGACAGGGCCGAAGCTGCCAAAGTCAAACGCGCGAAAGGTTGGCGACCCCACAGACAAGCGTGCTGAAACTGATAGCAGTGCCCGGGCGTTGGAACAGCAGCACGAATGGCGGATGCGGGAGCTGGAGCTGAAGCATGAGAAAGAGATGGCCGAACTGCGTTTAAAATACAAGTTTTCTGGTGAAACATCTGGTGAATCGTACGTGGAAGGCGATGACGACCAGGTGACCCGACGGCAAATAATGGCGAGAAAATGTGTACCGAAAAATCTGCCGATTTTCAACGGTGATCCCGAAACGTGGCCTCTGTTCCACAGTAGTTTCTGCGACACGACCTCCGCCTGCGGGTTCTCAAACATGGAGAACCTGCAAAGACTGCGAGAATGTCTACGGGGCAAAGCCCTGGAGGCGGTGAAGGGCCGTCTTCTGCTCCCGGAATCAGTGCCAAATGTAATTGAGGATCTGAAGTGCTTATTCGGAAGGCCAGAAAGGCTGTTGAAAAGGCTGATTGAAAAGGTGCGAACCACGCCCGCTCCCAACCCGAACCGACTAGGAACATTCCTAACATTCGGCATAGCGGTGAAACAGTTGTGCGACCATCTGCAAGGGTCAAAAATGGTGGATCACCTAAGTAATCCGACCTTGGTGGACGAATTGGTCCAAAAATTACCCGCGCACTACAAAATGGAGTGGGTGCGCTTCAAGCGCCATGCTTGTGGAAAGCCGCTGTGCGTGTTTGCGGACTTCATCGACGACGTCATGAGTGACGTGGCAGAAGTGGCCGACATCGATGAAGCCCAAGAGAACCAAGAAAAGGCCAAGAACCGAAGCCACGCTAGAGGCAACGTGTTCACGCACAGTGCGGCTCCCAAAGGAGAACGGGTATCGGCCAAGGCAGCGAAATGCTACAAgtgcagcagcgagcagcacAGAGTGCGGGACTGCGATGAATTCAAGAACGCGCCGCCAGAAGAGAGGTTAGCATTTGCCCAAAATATGAAATTGTGCGCATCGTGTCTAAATAACCACCGAGGGGTGTGCCACTTTCGCCAAAAGTGCAGCGCAAGCGGTTGCAGTGAAAATCATCACCCTCTGCTGCACCAATACCAAGCCGAGAACAATAAGAACCAGTGTTACGCCCAAAATGATAATCGTCGGGAAACGATATTCCGAGTGATAGGGGTGACACTGCGATCCGGCAAGAAGTCGTACGAAACGACAGCATTCCTGGACGAAGGCTCGtcggtgacgatgatggagAATGAAATTGCGGCCAAACTGGCATTAACGGGAGTTCACGAACCGTTAACGGTCGCCTGGACAGGTAACATAGAGCGTCGAGAGGAAAACTCTAGAAGGCTGAATGTGAGTATCGCAGCGAAAGGGTCGTCAGCAGAGTACGAACTAACAGGAGTGCGTACCGTGGAAAAACTGTTTATTCCAAAGCAGGAAGTATCCTACCACGACCTCAAAGCCAAATACGAACATTTAAGAGACTTACCCGTTTCAGATGAATGTCCGAAGAGCGTAGGAATCCTAATAGGACTGGATAACCTACATTTGTTTGCGCCGGTTGCGTCCCGAATAGGAAAGGACGACGAACCGATTGGCGTAGAGACAAAACTAGGCTGGACCATCTACGGGCCAAACAACCCCGAACGTCCTCATCTGAATCTGGTCGGTTTCCATTCCACCAGTCAGGTAACGAACGAGGCGCTACACGAGTCGTTGCGCAAGCAATACGTTCTGGACGAGAGCTGTACTTCCTCCCAAGCTATGCCTGAGTCTGAAGGAGACAAAAGGGCAAGGAAAACGATGGAACGTACTACTAGAAGAGTGGGAGACCGCTTCGAGACCGGTCTAATTTGGAAAAAGGACTCGAAGAACTTCCCCGACAGCTATCCGTTGGCGCTAAAGAGACTGCGGTCGCTAGAAAGGAAACTAGAAAAGGATTCGGTGTTAAAACAGAAAGTGTGCGAGCTGATCGAAGAATATCAGCGAAAGGGATATGCCCATAAAATAACTGACGTGGAACTCGAGAGCACTCCCCCGTCTGAGGTGTGGTATCTACCGATGAACGTAGTGACCAATCCCAAGAAGCCTGGTAAAGTTAGATTGGTATGGGACGCAGCCGCCTCAGTAAAAGGAGTCTCCCTCAACACAGAGTTGCTGAAAGGACCGGACATGCTAATTCCGCTCCCAAAGATCGTTTGCGGATTCCGAGTGGGCCCGGTGGCGTTCGGTGGAGACATCCAAGAAATGTTTCATCAACTGAGAGTGCGAGAAGAAGATAAACAGGCTCTCAGATTTGTATTTGGCACCGACAACCAAGGCAAGCCCCAAACGTACGTGATGGACGTAGCAACATTTGGCGCCACCTGCTCCCCGTACTGCGCTCAGTTTGTCAAAAATCTAGTGGCAAAGGAGTATGAGAAAGATTTCCCGGAAGCATCGGCGGCAATAATCCAAAAGCACTATGTAGACGACTACTACGACAGTGTGGACACCGTAGAGCACGCGATACAGAGAGCTCAGGAAGTACGACACATCCACTCACAAGGTGGTTTCCACATTAGGAATTGGGTGTCTAATTCACCACAATTCTTGGCGGCTCTCGGAGAGAGTAGCCCAGAAAGTGAGGTCCATGTCACACGAGACAAAGGGTCAGATTGTGAACACGTCTTAGGAATAATGTGGCGGCCCTCCGAGGATGTGCTCTGCTTTGAAGCTGGATCAGAAAAGGAATTCGGAAAGGTCCTCGATAGACAAGAGAATCCGACTAAGCGAATAGTGCTCAGCTTTCTGATGCGACATTTCGATCCAATGGGATTCCTAGCCCCAATCACGGCCTGCGGAAAGATGTTGATGCAGGACCTATGGCGTAAGGGCTGCGATTGGGACACCAAGATAGACGAAGAATCCCTTAAGAAATGGCAGCGCTGGACGCGTTTGATGAACAATAGCGAGTCGATAAAAGTGGCCAGAAGCTATTTCGGTGATGCCAGATCAGATGAAGTAAAGGAAATTCAGCTACATGTATTCGCAGATGCCAGCGAGACAGGCTACGGGTGCGTAGGATATTTCCGAGCCAGCGTACGAGGTGAAGTGCAGTGTGCGTTAGTTATGAGCCGGTCCAAGGTGGCTCCACTTAAGCAACTATCCATCCCGCGTCTGGAGCTCCTCGCAGCAGTTCTTGGCGCACGAATGGCACGAGCGATCATCGACATGCATCcgtttaaaattgaaaacgttATCTACTGGGTCGACGCTAGAGTAGTGCTCTCTTGGATTCGATCCGAACAACGCCAGTATAAGCAGTTCGTCGGGGTTAGGATCGGCGAAATCCTTAGCTTGACAGAGGTAGGTCAATGGCGTTGGGTAGCCTCGAAATCGAATGTGGCTGATATGCTGACTAAGTGGCACACTGAACCGGACATGCAGCCCGATAGCGTCTGGATCCGAGGCCCTGAGTTTCTGTATATGAGTGAAACGGAGTGGCCAATAACAGAAATGCCCCCAGCAAACACTACCGAGGAGCTGCGAGCCACTCACCTATTCCACGACATAAAGCTTCCTGACCCGGTGGATATAACAACAACGGTGTCCGCATGGGCGGTTCTGCTGCGGGTGATAGCGAGAGCAATTCGCTTTGTGTCAaacttgaaaagaaaaagggccGGATTGGAGATCGAATGTTTTAGAAGGACGGAGGCTTTAGAAAACAAGCTGACCATCGGAAAAAGGAACGCAAGAGACAAGGATCAGCGACAAATAAATTGGACAGAACCCAGCGCAGTAAGAGCCCCGCTAAAACAGGAGGAGTACAGCAAAGCGGAAAAATTTCTGTTCAAATTAGCTCAGGCAGAAGCATACCCGGACGAGATTAAAACGCTTATAAAGAACAACAGCCTACCGACAGATCAGTGGCACCCATTGGATAAGCGTAGTGAGTTGTACCGACTGACACCGCTACTAGATGAAGATGGTATCTTACGGATGGAAGGAAGGACCCGGTATGCAACGAGCTTGGCGTTCGACCTTAGGTTCCCGATCATTCTACCGAGGGGCCACGAGGTGACCCGGAAAATAATAGTACACTATCATGAGAAGAACGGGCACGCACTAAGAGAAAGCGTGAAAAATAACCTTAGGCAGCGATATTTCATCGAAAATATGAACGCTGAAGTAAAACGAGCAATCAAATCGTGTATGTGGTGCAGGGTGCATAAAACTCATCCAAGCAACCCAAAGATGGCCCCCTTACCACTAGAAAGGTTACAGCATCACCATCGACCATTCAGTTACGTAGGAGTCGACTACTTCGGACCTGTAGAGGTGACTGTAGGGCGTGGCAAACAGAAAAGATGGGTTGTACTGTTCACCTGCCTGGTCACTAGGGCTGTGCACTTGGAGATCGCCTACGACTTAAGTGGGAGCGCATGCCTTATGGCGATTCGAAGGTTTGTCTGTCGTCGGGGATCCCCCCGAGAATTTGTCTCAGATAATGGGACAAACCTGAAGGCGGCTAGCAAGGAGATAACGCAAAAGATACGCGACGTAGAAGAAACTTGTGCGGAAGGAACTACGGATGCTCGTACCGGATGGCGGTTCATTCCTCCTGGCACTCCTCACATGGGAGGCGCCTGGGAACGTCTTGTCAGGACCGTTAAAAACGCCTTAGAAGTTTTAAACAGTGGAGCAAGATTGACGGACGAAATTCTACTAACCTCCCTTGCAGAAGCCGAAGATATAGTGAACACTAGGCCACTCACCTACGTGGCTGACGGTTCAGCGGATGCTCTAACACCTAACCACTTTCTACGAGGTGTGTCTCCTGAAGAACCTCAACTTCTACCTCCAATCCCCCACCCAGCGGAAGCCTTGCGGGACAGCTACTATCGCTCACAAACACTGACAGAAGAGATGTGGCAGCGATGGATTAAGGAATATGTAACTCAGGTGAACGGTAGGACAAAGTGGTACAAGGATACGAAACCACTAAAAATAGGCGACTTGGTTTACGTGGTGGACGGAAAAGATAGGAAAATGTGGACTAGAGGCAAGGTGGAGGACGTCATCATCTCAAAGGATGGAAAGTGTAGGCAGGCCTGGGTGCGGACAAAGGGCGGGCTATTCAAGAGGGCGACGGCCAATCTAGCAGTTCTGGACCTCGAAGGTAACGTGTGATCCGTCGAAGTAATAGGACAACGTTACGAGGAGGGGTGTTAGGAACAGCTAGAACAGACACAAGTTCCGAGACAAATCcgagaactcgatcgtgaGCTTAGACAGAGCAAAAAGGCCTGTAATCAAAACGTCAGGAAGAGAGATCGACGGACGGGGCTTTTTTCTGTGAGAACCACGAGGCAGTACAGGCGAAAGAGATACAAGTTTTTGATCAATAANNNNNNNNNNNNNNNNNNNNNNNNNNNNNNNNNNNNNNNNNNNNNNNNNNNNNNNNNNNNNNNNNNNNNNNNNNNNNNNNNNNNNNNNNNNNNNNNNNNNNNNNNNNNNNNNNNNNNNNNNNNNNNNNNNNNNNNNNNNNNNNNNNNNNNNNNNNNNNNNNNNNNNNNNNNNNNNNNNNNNNNNNNNNNNNNNNNNNNNNTTGAGTTGAAATGTTTCCCACAAACGAATGctcgaaatatttcaactgATTCGAAGCGTTCGTTTGTGCTTCTCATAAGCTTTCTTCAGCAAGCTTAAAGTTCATCCGATAAATGAACCGTTGCTCAACAGAGCGAAGGAAGAGACGAGATGAGGAATGGCGAAAAAGGACTTAAATCGTGGACCCGGATCAGGAAATCCTCAATTTCCTCGTGATGAACACTAATTGCGAATGCTCTTTTTCACAGTAAAACACCTTCGAACTCTCAAACTGAAATCTTAGTACGCGCAAAACGTAGCGGAGattaattttataaaacaGAAATCTCCTCCGCACGTTGGAAATTGTTGCTCCAAAACGATCGTGATATGATCGCAACCAGTGTCCGTCGTTCCCCTAAGTTTGTATCAATATAGCTTTCTCTAATTTGCAGCTTGAAgcgaaaaatattttcaattattattttcgatGCCTCTCTTAGTCTTTTCTCAAAGTCCGTGATTTTAGTCGATCAGACATTGAAATATGAACTGGGTGATGATTTGTGATAGATACACCTTACCTTGACATTAACGAAGTTCGATTCTTTATTTTCATGTCATCGTAACGGGGACGAGAAAACGAgagttttattaataatttttacttttctttattcattagttttaatttttattacaccaaACAGTTGAAACTTCTAATAACATGTATGGACAATGACACGCTTTGTTACAGAGATAAAATAATAAGCATAAATAttctttttgtgttcttgTTTATGCAAAATGTAGAGTTTTTTTCAATTAGTATGATTTTGTCTTATAATTTTTCTTAAGTTTTCACCTTTTTCCTCTTGTTTCGCGGCTTTCGTAAGTATATAATTACATGAATAGTACCACTTTGTTAGATGTTGTTCTCAAATTAATTCAGTTTTCTTACATCACTGTATCTTGGATCTCGCAGTTTGAATCCGACGCCGATTTGGGTTTGCCTTTCAAATCGTGCAGCAATCCGTAGACCGTCTGCCTTGCGCAGGGTCGttcgttggccaccgttccggtgCCCCAACGGTGCAGCCTGCATCCGTTACGGTTCGAGCCACGCAGACGTGCGTCGCTGCGTCGACCACCGGCGTAGCCGATTCACCCCTTCCCGTCACGGCTCCATTTCCTGCCCAGCAAGGATTGAAACGGTTTGTAATGTGCGTCAACCACTAGTTAGTTGCCTGTTGGCTTCTTGCCGATGTTTACTTCGGTTTTAGGTTACTTTTGCGAcggtttttttgggtttgctCGTGTCACTCGTCATTGTTTACTAGTTTTCGAATTACTTAAATTTGGTTTCCCCCCTTCTGCGCGCCGGTTTGGGAT encodes the following:
- the LOC131209156 gene encoding protein doublesex-like, with protein sequence MSDSGDDSYEDHNGTSNSLSPRTPPNCARCRNHGLQIGLKAHKRYCKYRQCNCEKCCLTAERQRVMALQTALRRVQTQDERYLNEGEVLPDPVGSLHCYIVPMLSELKELKHNMVHNSQPRSFDSDSSNGSLASTPETSSMVLHARSPDIPHHPAEVQHLGDDELVKRAQWLLEKLSYPWEMMPLMYVILKSANGDVQKAQQRIDEGQAVVNEYSRLHNLNMFDGVELRIDPVLPAATARTANGQNGSRSRYPNDA